DNA from Coffea arabica cultivar ET-39 chromosome 10c, Coffea Arabica ET-39 HiFi, whole genome shotgun sequence:
CCAATGCCTTCATTAGacaatatgagtataactgtGAGCTAGCGCCAACCCGGACTACTCTGGAAGGAACGAAAAGACGACCGtctgaagatcataagacatatgccaaaagatggagaaagatagctACGAAAGTGGAGCCTccgatgactgaggatgaaattattCGCACATTTATAAAGGCACATGACCCTCCGTATTTTGAAGAGATTTTCCATATGACCGGATGTTCGTTTGCTGCgattgtaaataaacttgaggagtttgatgactttgtgagagccggaaaaattgttaatgtctctgctctcaaatcccagttggatgctttacaaggtcaaggaagcaatgtgaaaaaaccgcagttcaaaaagaaagagggggatgcaacctttatctggaaccaaaacccttcaccCAGACCTCGATACCAACACAGCCTAATCTACCAACCCCATTACCCTTACTACTCAAATCCGCaccctgtatatactaccaacatccaccaccctAGACCTCGCTCAAGCTATcctaacccaccttcagccccttttcaaatttctcaaccgaATCCACCCCAAAATCgacctcgccctccatataatccaagatttcctccaccaaatagactTATTTACAACCATCCTCCACCTACTGAACCTTACAATCGACCCCCTAGCCGTGCATTCaccaatttaggcaggcctttagaccaattgtatgaTCAGTTAAAGGCCGCCGGGAAAATTGGTATggtaccccctcctacctatccatatggcatgcccgcctggtataacccgcaagccgtctgtgcttatcattcaggggccGCCGGACATTCGACTATTGATTGCAAGGCGCTTAAGCATAAAATCCAAGATATGGTTGAAGCCGGGGAGATTGTAATCCGAAAAAGGGAGACACAAGGGCCGAACGTAAATAGGAACCCCTTGCCGAAACATGCCAATATCATAGGGGTTATTCTGGATGATACGGAGTACGTGGAACCAGTCAAAGAATTGGCAAGggaagctgaagtgtttggggtcacagaccaaccCTTTGTCATAGAATTGCCATTTGAAGAGGACGAAAAGCCCTTTATTTTGGATCTCACGCCAGCTGAGAGTGAGTCTTTGGAGCCAGTGGTTATTGAATTCCCGAAGCAGGAGCCTGTTCTAAGTCTGCAACAAGTGCCGTGGAATTATGATGAACCTGACGTACAGATTGGGGAAAAGTCAATTGCAAAGAAGGAAGTGTCAGCGGTCACCAGATCTGGGAAGGCTGCAAGTCCATTTGAAGCTGTCATTCCGTTTCAAGCAAGTAATTCCGAGCCACCTGCTAAGccaacaatcaccgagaaagaagcATTGGATTTTCTTAAGAGGCTCCAGAAAAGTGAATACAATGTAATCGAGAAGCTAAGCAAGTCGCCCGCTCAAATATCCATGTTGGATTTGCTCTTTTCATCAGATACACATAGGGATGCATTGCTCAAGGTGTTGACCAAAGCTCAAATCCCTAAGGACATTTCAGTTGATAATTTCTCACATGTAGTTGGAAGTGTGTTATTTACTAAGCAAATCACTTTCTCTGACGAGAAATTGCCGGCggaaggcattggacataacaaAACCCTGTACATAGTTGTAAGGTGCAACGGAAAAATGCTGCCGAAGGTGTTGATTGACAATGGATCTGcgcttaatatctgtccttggagaACCTTGGAGAAGCTAGGATTGCAAGACatcaagctgaggccttcagggaccgTAGTCCGAGGTTTTGATGGAGCACAAAGTGAGCCAATAGGAGAAGTAGACTTAGTGGTCGAGATGGGACCCGCACAATTTCAAATAACctgccaagtcatgcactttCCTAGTGTTTACAACGTTTTGCTTGGAAGGCCGTGGATTCATAAGTCCGGAGCTGTGCCATCTTCATTGCATCAGTTGCTGAAGTTTGTAGTAAATGACAAGCTGATAACTATATTTGCCGAAGAGGATTGCCTTGTAATCATCGATTCTGGGTCAAAAGAGGATGGAAGCCGCAATGTCACCATGACTCCTCATAGCACGGCTAATATCGTCTCTGTAAGTTGGATCACAAATGAGGAGCGAGCTTTACCAaaggccagtgtcatgatggcCAAAGAAATGATCCGTGGAGGCTATGAATTTGACAAAGGGTTGGGACGAGATTTGCAAGGAATTCTTAAGCCAGTGGAGATTGTGGAGAAAAAGGATTCATTTGGTTTGGATTTCCGACCGACTGCCAAGGACATCAGAGAGATGAAGGAACGCAAGAGAGCggagaaagaaggaaggcaAGGGACTCTTGACATTCCACCCCTGCATTATACTTTCCCGCGACCAGCCGAGGTGATCATGTCAGAAATTAACCCAGTTGACGAAATTGAAGCaagtttggcccaattgttcgttggggcaacatttgaagatagtgTTCCAGACGAAgctgaatttcctgacatccctGAAGGATCAATTCCCAATTGGACGGTCAAGTTTCTGCCCattcggaaggagtttcggtaaactgaaaggggtttatcattcatgtgaattcatgaaaatacttttgcatctgtaaatagccaatgaaaacaattttactTTTTGACTAATGTTTgcacatgtaaatattgttaagttttcatttccatttgctttcaatcaaaggttttatgaaaatgcacaagttgttcctgtcatgttgttttgtttattcatttgtttatatttttgtcGTATTGCTTGACCATTTGTTTGTTATATGCTaatttgcttattatcccacattcgttaattctttcagatggccaaaaataaaactatttgaCCCTTTAGATATCACAGTTCTGGGATACGATAATGgtaatctctatatcactcacgacttggaggtctgtgaatccgagctccaaagcgagagtgataatgaggaggtattcgattcttttgcaaaggaccttgaacaatatgagaaaaaaccaaaaccgaacctggaagaaacagaaaaggttaacattggcactgaggatgaggttaaggaggtgcaaattagtattcatttgaatgagaggcAGAAAAAAGAGATGCTTGAATTTTTGACTATGTTCCAAGATGTTTTtgcgtggtcctatgatgatatgactggcatttcaactgatgtggtagtgcataggttacccacagacccttcttttccacccgtaaaacaaaaaGCCCGAAAATTCAAAtcagatatgagcctcaaaataaaagaacaaattgaaaaacaactcaaaaccaacattatcattgtttcccattacccaatttagctttcaaatccagtccctgttccaaaaaagagtggagaggtgcgagtttgtgttgactatagagaccttaataaagccagtcctaaagatgatttccctctaccaaatattcacattctcttagacaatactgcaggacatgaaattgaatccttttgcgattgttttgctggctaccaccaaattttgatggcagaagaggatagggagaagactgctaagttaccccttggggtaccttttgctaccgagtcatgccttttggttaaagaatgccggagcaacatatcagaggaccatgacaaccctatttcatgatatgatccaccgggagatggaggtctacgtggatgatatcataatcaagtctaaaatgGCAGACgaccatttggttgatttgaagaagttATTCGAAAGATTGCGGAAGTACAATTTAAGGttaaatcctgcgaaatgcgcctttggagcacatgcgggtaagctgttgggattcattgttagcaagaagggcatagaaatagatccggcgaaaatcaaagcaattcgagatatgccagtgccgaaaactcataaggacgtgaaaagcttcttagggaagatcaatttcattgggaggttcatcggccaactaactgccacatgcgagccgttgttcaaattattgagaaagaatgtgccgttgtattggaatgaggagtgccaacaggcttttgataagattaaagattatttgttgcaaccaccagtcttagtgccgcccaaaccgggccgacgtttgattatgtatttatctgtactcgatggagcagtagggtgtgttTTAGGTCAGCACGATGACTCTGAAAGGAAGGAACAAACCATctactatctaagcaagaagttcacgcagtacgaggctaattattcattcattgagaaaaacaGTTATGCATTGGCCTGAGCGGCTCAAAAGTTGAGACACTATttgttgagccataccacttatcttattttccgatctgatcctttgaaatatcttttggagaagccgatgttaACCGGACGCCTGgccaaatggcagataattctatcAGAGTTCGAcattgttttcacttcacaaaaggcggtcaaggggcaagctatagctgatcatttggcagaaaatccaagggatgatgattatcaaccacttcATACCTATTTCCCTGATGAGAAAGTTTTATTCGTAGGCGCTACAGATGATATAGGTGAGCAAAGCCCTGAATGGAgacttttcttcgatggagtttcgaattctctcggagttggaattggagctgttctggtctcacccgaagggaagcattaccctgccgctgccaaattgcaatttgcttgcacaaacaacatggctgaatatgaagcctgcatttttggtctcaaaatggctttagaaatggaaatcaaagaattgatagttttcagtgattcagatttgctcgtgcatcaaaccttgaaacagtggataaccaaagattcaaaaattctgcTCTACCATTGCAGTCtgctcactctggccaagcaatttcgaaatttggagttcagacatcttCCACGTgcccgaaacgcatttgccGATGCTTTGGCCACTTTAGCTTCTATGATCCAATATTCTGATGAATTGAGGATCGAGCCAattccgattcaacttcaagacaaacctgcccactgttgggttgTAGACAAGTCCTCCGATAATGTTCCGTGGTATACCGATCTTAAGGAGTTTCTAAAAACTGGGTCCTATCCTCTGCATGCTAGTACAAAGgacaagagttttctgcgtagaatgacttcaaaatttttcttgaatggagaagtgttgtacaaaagaacctcggatttgaaccttttaaggtgcattgatgaagatgaagctcaatatatgatgaaagaagtgcatagtggcgtttgtggacctcacatgaatggccatttgctagcgaagaaaatcatgagaaccggatattTCTGGCTTAccatggagcatgattgtatagactttgtccggagatgtataaaatgccaaatgcacggtgacattatacgcgctccacccactgaattgcatagcatgaccgccccatggccctgttcaatgtggggtatggacgtgattggtacaatcgatcctcctgcttcaaatggacatcgatttatattggtggcgatcgagtactttaccaaatgggttgaagcggagtcattcaaacatgtcacgaagaaggtagtagccaatttcttgagagatcacatcatctgtcgctttggagtacccgaaacgcttatcacggacaatgccaagaatctgaacaatgacatggtagatggactatgtgagcagttcaaaatcaaacaccgcaactctgccatttataggcctcagatgaatggagttgtagaagccgcaaataagaatctgaagaaaattatccgcaaaatgacagaaaagcatcgcgattggcatgaaaagttgccttatgcattgatggcgtaccggacttctattcggacatcgactggggcaacgccatattcacttatgtatgggatggaagctgtattaccagttgaggttgaaattccgtcgatacgaatccttatggaagctaaattggaggaggcagattggatcaagcagcgccatgagcaattgactttgatagatgaaaagcgattcaatgctatctgtcatggtcagtgctatcaaaAATGTGTGGCCcgagcttacaacaaaaaactccatcggcgggcatttgaagaaggtgataaggtactgaagcgaattttgtcaatgcaagatgaagctaaaggcaagttcgctccaaattggcaagggccattcattgtccaaaaggtattatcTGGCGGAGCTCTTATTTTGGCGAAAATGGATGGACGGgctttccctcaacccatcaactcagatatgtgcaaaaagtttttcatttgatcatgcaaattttctttaagaaattcatgcaaatggcgaaatgctAGTCAGGCCgtcttcttttacactaaaaaatattttatctctacttgtcccctttgagccatcagaattgacaaatttcgtttgataacccttgagaattgcaaaccccacactggggcaaatttatttcgaaaaaaaaagaagaaaagaagaaaagagaagagagaacccttacactggggcaaatttagttttcaaagaaaaatgcaaaagtgaggaaaatgcaatgaaaaatgcaaaaagagagaatccgatcaaactggggcaaaattttcctcagtttcatgatggtgcaatctcaagttatttcacccctcgtatcaaatctgctttcaagcctcaacttttcttgaaaaacaccccacctgacctcattacaaagcccaaagtcctggctttcgccacttgctgcatttctattagaaaatttgctaatcaactggcaggtgatgtccgtaatgtcTTCGCCTAATCTCATAAGGGAAgtacattttactgatgccagaaatctttaatTCATGTTTCTGAGTTGATCATGGTCGAAATATTTCAtggttctttaggtgaaaacccgaaagggcgcctcgaaaaaaaaaaaagaagaaaaaacaaacaaaacaacaaaaagggtgggggcaaccttggtgaaaacccgaaagggagCCAAGGCGGGTTTTTCACAACAGACGAGCTCGAGAAGGgacagctggtgacctggttcatttagggttttcctcatatttatgatacttctgccagtatcggattccgaagcaaaaatatccaaagtcttgaatatgattttcgttggctaaacttgtattgttctttacaaatattcttttgcaaaatgtatctttatgaACCTCTTGGTTGTTCtcaattatttgtgtatgactgcttatgattgtctacattcttttgcatgctcatctttgcctgacataggaaataatcttgcatatacattgattgttatatgataaattttcacgcatcattctttcaccattgaattcaaatgaatgataaaccttAAGGTTTGTGCAAAGATAAGGGATTCAATTATCAGTTACAGTGAGTAAAATGCAACAAAGCTGCCACCTAGATTGGGTAACGTGTTAAATCCGTattttatcagtctcagaaATTGAAAGGTTTCAAGTTCGATTAAGGCAAACGTCGCAGAGCAGAAgtaaaagcatcacaagactcatgtttacacgattctcaag
Protein-coding regions in this window:
- the LOC140015857 gene encoding uncharacterized protein encodes the protein MGESSAQIDMKLLKRLDHFDEFIRKSQGLNKQGVLDYDDLCLFPNVQLPMGFKTPKFNKYDGTSNPKMHLRLFANKLGKPVDDENLPLRLFPESLEGDALDWYSNLKPEEVKIWLDLSNAFIRQYEYNCELAPTRTTLEGTKRRPSEDHKTYAKRWRKIATKVEPPMTEDEIIRTFIKAHDPPYFEEIFHMTGWAAGHSTIDCKALKHKIQDMVEAGEIVIRKRETQGPNVNRNPLPKHANIIGVILDDTEYVEPVKELAREAEVFGVTDQPFVIELPFEEDEKPFILDLTPAESESLEPVVIEFPKQEPVLSLQQVPWNYDEPDVQIGEKSIAKKEVSAVTRSGKAASPFEAVIPFQASNSEPPAKPTITEKEALDFLKRLQKSEYNVIEKLSKSPAQISMLDLLFSSDTHRDALLKVLTKAQIPKDISVDNFSHVVGSVLFTKQITFSDEKLPAEGIGHNKTLYIVVRCNGKMLPKVLIDNGSALNICPWRTLEKLGLQDIKLRPSGTVVRGFDGAQSEPIGEVDLVVEMGPAQFQITCQVMHFPSVYNVLLGRPWIHKSGAVPSSLHQLLKFVVNDKLITIFAEEDCLVIIDSGSKEDGSRNVTMTPHSTANIVSVSWITNEERALPKASVMMAKEMIRGGYEFDKGLGRDLQGILKPVEIVEKKDSFGLDFRPTAKDIREMKERKRAEKEGRQGTLDIPPLHYTFPRPAEVIMSEINPVDEIEASLAQLFVGATFEDSVPDEAEFPDIPEGSIPNWTVKFLPIRKEFR